The window AGGGATGCGATTTTCTCAGGGGGAAGATCGACAGCTTTAAAATCAGATGGGGTCAGTTTTCTTCTGGCAGTCCAGATATTCACATCCAGCCGTACCGCCACAATCTCATTGAGAATCTGCATGTCTGTATGGATAGTCATGGTAATTTCCTTTCGTTTCCGATCTTTTAAATACAAAAGGGGGAACCTCCTTAAAGGCTCCCCCTCATTTGTTCACAGTTATACCTGCTGTCTTGTTTCAGTCTCCATCCCCCGGTTCTGCCATGGTATGGGGGAACATCCTCTGCACCAGCTCATGGAGCATGGCCCTTGTTTCATAACCAGCTCTGAATCCCAAGGCCCTGTCCAAGGCATAGGCCACGGGTTGTATGCCCTGATAGGCAAGGGGYTGGAACCGTACCGTCAAATCAGCCCAGCGCAGAAGTGTYCTTGTGGAAAATGTSACCTCTATGCCCTTGCCGAACTGRTTRCCATCGRTGAACATACGCCGTACTTCCSYTGCAAAGTCCAYCATGCTGTTGCGGATGGATTCAGGGAGATTACCTGCTACCCGTGCMAGCAGTCCCTTTTCTGCATTTTTATCAGGGTACCCGATYTCACAGAGCCAGAACCTGTCCATGAAGGCAAGGTTTTGTCTCACMGTTCCCTGATAAAGCCCTGACTCATCGGATGCACCRTTGGTATTGGCTGTRGCTGCAAGCCTGAACATGGGATGGGGTTCTATRATCTCYCCWCCGTTTTCAGGGATRCACAAAGGCTGCACCGTCCAGTATCCCATTCAACCCGGACAGAGTTGCAGGATCAAGCAGGTCTATTTCATTCAGCAGGAACAGACCKCCATAGCGCATGGCAAGRCTCAAAGGCCCGTACTGATAAACCATCATACCRTCCTGYAAGCTCAAGTGACCCACCAGATCATTGAACTCCAGGCGACCATGGCCMGTTACATCAAAGACAGGATAATTRAGCCTCGCTG of the Desulfobotulus mexicanus genome contains:
- a CDS encoding CbbQ/NirQ/NorQ C-terminal domain-containing protein encodes the protein MGYWTVQPLCIPENGGEIIEPHPMFRLAATANTNGASDESGLYQGTVRQNLAFMDRFWLCEIGYPDKNAEKGLLARVAGNLPESIRNSMXDFAXEVRRMFXDGNQFGKGIEVTFSTRTLLRWADLTVRFQPLAYQGIQPVAYALDRALGFRAGYETRAMLHELVQRMFPHTMAEPGDGD